A genomic window from Camelina sativa cultivar DH55 chromosome 2, Cs, whole genome shotgun sequence includes:
- the LOC104719445 gene encoding LOW QUALITY PROTEIN: long chain acyl-CoA synthetase 5-like (The sequence of the model RefSeq protein was modified relative to this genomic sequence to represent the inferred CDS: inserted 1 base in 1 codon), with the protein MTSQKRFIFEVEAAKEATDGNPSVGPVYRSTFAQNGFPNPIDGIQSCWDIFRTAVEKYPNNRMLGRREIVNGKAGKYVWKTYKEVYDIVIKLGNSLRSCGIQEGEKCGIYGINCTEWIISMEACNAHGLYCVPLYDTLGAGAVEFIISHAEVSIAFVEEKKIPEIFKTCPNSTKYLKTVVSFGGVKPEEKEEAEKLGLVIHSWDEFLKLGEGKEYDLPVKKQSDICTIMYTSGTTGDPKGVLISNESIVTITTGVMHFLENVKANISEKDVYISYLPLAHVFDRAIEECVIQVGGSIGFWRGDVKLLIEDLGELKPSIFCAVPRVLDRVYTGLQQKLSGGGFFKKKVFDVAFSYKFGNMKKGQSHVAAAPFCDKLVFNKVKQGLGGNVRIILSGAAPLASHIESFLRVVACCHVLQGYGLTESCAGTFATFPDELDMLGTVGPPVPNVDIRLESVPXMNYDALGSTPRGEICIRGKTLFSGYYKREDLTKEVLIDGWLHTGDVGEWQPNGSMKIIDRKKNIFKLAQGEYVAVENLENIYSQVEAIDSVWVYGNSFESFLVAVANPAQQTLERWAVENGVNGDFNSICQNAKAKAFILGELVKTAKEKKMKGFEIIKAVHLEPVAFDMERDLLTPTYKKKRPQLLKYYQSVIDEMYKTTKEGQASGQ; encoded by the exons atgaCGTCGCAGAAGAGATTCATTTTTGAGGTGGAGGCGGCTAAGGAAGCCACCGATGGAAACCCCTCTGTTGGCCCTGTTTATCGTAGTACTTTTGCCCAGAATGGTTTCCCAAATCCCATCGACGGAATCCAGAGCTGTTGGGATATTTTTCG CACGGCTGTTGAGAAATATCCAAACAATCGAATGCTTGGTCGCCGTGAGATTGTGAACGGGAag GCAGGGAAGTACGTGTGGAAAACATACAAAGAAGTATATGATATCGTCATAAAACTTGGAAATTCTCTACGTAGTTGTGGGATTCAGGAG GGAGAAAAATGTGGTATCTATGGTATAAATTGTACTGAGTGGATCATTAGCATGGAG GCATGTAATGCACATGGCCTCTATTGTGTCCCTTTATACGATACATTAG GCGCTGGTGCTGTGGAATTCATTATTTCACATGCAGAGGTTTCGATTGCGTttgtggaggagaagaagatcccTGAG ATTTTTAAGACTTGTCCAAACTCAACAAAATATCTGAAGA CTGTTGTGAGCTTTGGCGGTGTCAAAccggaagagaaagaagaagctgaaaaaTTGGGGTTGGTAATACATTCTTGGGATGAGTTTTTGAAGCTG GGTGAAGGTAAAGAATATGATCTCCCTGTTAAAAAGCAAAGCGACATATGCACGATTATGTATACTAGTGGAACCACTGGTGATCCGAAGGGAGTTCTGATTTCCAACGAAAGCATTGTTACAATAACTACTGGAGTGATGCATTTCCTTGAGAATGTTAAGGCAAAC atatcTGAGAAGGACGTGTATATTTCTTATCTTCCTCTTGCGCACGTCTTTGACCGGGCTATCGAAGAATGTGTTATTCAAGTAGGTGGTTCTATTGGTTTCTGGCGAGGG GATGTCAAATTGTTGATTGAAGACCTAGGTGAGCTAAAACCAAGTATCTTTTGCGCTGTTCCTCGTGTCTTAGATCGAGTATACACAG GACTCCAGCAAAAACTATCTGGTGGTGGTTTCTTCAaaaagaaggtgtttgatgtTGCTTTTTCCTA TAAATTTGGAAATATGAAGAAGGGACAGTCCCATGTGGCGGCAGCTCCATTTTGTGACAAACTTGTATTCAACAAG GTTAAACAAGGACTTGGAGGCAATGTGAGGATTATTCTATCTGGAGCAGCTCCTCTTGCTAGTCACATAGAATCATTTCTAAGAGTTGTGGCATGTTGTCATGTTCTACAAGGATATG GTCTAACAGAGAGCTGTGCTGGAACCTTTGCAACGTTCCCAGACGAACTAGACATGCTTGGAACAGTTGGTCCACCTGTGCCAAACGTGGATATACGCCTTGAATCTGTCC GAATGAATTACGATGCTCTTGGAAGTACTCCCCGTGGCGAAATCTGCATCCGTGGAAAAACTTTGTTTTCCGGGTACTACAAACGTGAAGACCTCACAAAAGAAGTTCTTATTGATGGCTGGTTGCACACAG GTGATGTTGGTGAGTGGCAACCAAATGGAAGCATGAAGATAATTGACCGGAAAAAGAACATATTCAAACTCGCGCAAGGAGAGTATGTCGCAGTTGAGAATTTAGAAAATATCTACAGTCAAGTAGAAGCTATTGATTCA gtatgGGTGTATGGAAACAGCTTTGAGTCCTTCCTTGTCGCAGTTGCTAACCCGGCCCAGCAAACTCTTGAAAGATGGGCCGTGGAGAATGGAGTGAATGGAGACTTCAACTCCATCTGCCAAAACGCAAAGGCAAAAGCATTCATACTTGGGGAGCTCGTTAAAACAGCtaaagagaaaaag ATGAAGGGTTTTGAGATCATTAAAGCTGTTCATCTAGAACCAGTTGCTTTCGACATGGAAAGAGACCTTCTTACTCCAACCTACAAAAAGAAGAGGCCCCAATTGCTCAAATACTATCAG AGTGTGATAGACGAAATGTATAAGACAACAAAGGAAGGTCAGGCTTCCGGACAGTAG
- the LOC104719435 gene encoding probable protein phosphatase 2C 54, whose protein sequence is MKSDITPPILTEDGDCSENKRVRVADPGCTVGGEDRTNKLSSIYLGDVGTSGGGTQVLVDALMADVAINDKDGRTNAVHGVVSVMGRQRAMTTAVSTVVDEIPSYDIFGIFDGLRLAKFFEDRLRRLVKEEVKACHGRGAAADWNKVMRSCFSEAVGTVGTTAAEAVVMIVGKEEVIVLCRGGARVVLYSHGGVALPLCHIHHHKNGEEQILKIHKRKKIDDFIVLACEGLWDVVSDSDTYQLVKRCLYGKLPDGCTSESSTTKAAVILAELAIARGSKENINVIVIDLKSSSVS, encoded by the exons ATGAAATCGGACATCACTCCACCAATACTCACCGAAGATGGCGACTGCAGCGAGAATAAGAGAGTAAGAGTTGCTGATCCGGGATGTACCGTTGGCGGCGAGGACAG gacaaataaattatcttcGATATATTTAGGGGATGTTGGGACATCAGGAGGAGGAACACAAGTTCTAGTCGATGCACTTATGGCTGACGTGGCAATCAACGATAAAGACGGCAGAACAAACGCCGTCCACGGAGTAGTCTCAGTCATGGGACGGCAGAGAGCTATGACAACCGCCGTTTCCACCGTCGTCGACGAGATTCCCTCTTATGACATTTTCGGAATCTTTGACGGTCTTAGGCTCGCTAAATTTTTCGAGGACAGGCTGCGTCGCCTCGTGAAAGAGGAAGTAAAAGCATGCCATGGTCGTGGGGCTGCCGCGGACTGGAATAAAGTTATGAGATCGTGTTTTTCGGAGGCGGTGGGGACTGTGGGGACAACCGCGGCAGAAGCGGTGGTTATGATTGTAGGAAAAGAGGAGGTGATTGTGCTGTGTCGTGGCGGTGCGAGGGTGGTTCTTTATTCTCATGGCGGAGTAGCTTTGCCTCTATGCCATATCCACCATCACAAG AATGGTGAGGAGCAAATCCTGAAGATCCATAAACGAAAGAAGATAGACGATTTCATAGTACTTGCATGTGAAGGCCTATGGGACGTTGTCTCCGACAGTGACACATATCAGCTTGTCAAACGTTGTCTTTACGGCAAATTACCAGACGG ATGTACAAGTGAATCAAGCACGACAAAGGCTGCAGTGATACTGGCAGAGCTTGCAATTGCTAGAGGaagcaaagaaaatataaatgtcATCGTTATTGATCTCAAAAGCTCCTCAGTTTcttag
- the LOC104719419 gene encoding GDSL esterase/lipase At1g31550-like translates to MASLDSHVLKKLVSLSFSALFIMITMVKSESQCQNFQSIISFGDSIADTGNLLGLSDRNNLSLNGFPPYGETFFHHPTGRSSDGRLIIDFIAEFLGLPYVTPYFGSKNGNFQKGVNFAVGSATALEVSFLEERGYHCPHNISLGVQVKIFKESLPNLCGLPSDCKNMIGNALILMGEIGGNDYNGPFFQRRPVDEVKELVPLVISTISSAITELISMGGRTFLVPGEFPIGCSVAYLTLYQTSNMEEYDSFGCLKWLNKFGEYHDEQLQAELKRLRNLNPHVNIIYADYYNALLRLNQEPTKYGFIDKPLSACCGVGEPYNFNFSTCCGSFGVDSCNDPSKYVAWDGIHMTEAAYKLMADGLLKGPYASPPFNWTCLSSKIKNKNSLDTQSCLMNS, encoded by the exons ATGGCGTCGCTAGATTCTCATGTGTTGAAGAAGCTGGTTAGCCTTTCTTTTTCTGCTCTTTTTATTATGATCACTATGGTAAAATCGGAATCGCAATGCCAGAATTTCCAGTCAATCATCAGTTTCGGTGATTCGATTGCCGACACGGGAAACTTGCTCGGTCTCTCGGATCGTAACAATCTTTCTTTGAACGGTTTTCCACCGTACGGAGAAACTTTTTTCCACCACCCAACCGGTCGGTCCTCTGACGGCCGTCTCATCATTGACTTCATTG CTGAATTTTTGGGGCTTCCTTATGTAACTCCTTACTTCGGatctaaaaatggaaactttcaAAAAGGAGTTAATTTTGCCGTAGGCTCAGCAACGGCATTGGAAGTTTCTTTTCTCGAGGAGAGAGGATACCATTGTCCTCACAACATTAGTTTAGGGGTTCAAGTTAAGATCTTCAAGGAGAGTTTACCAAATCTATGTGGCTTGCCATCAG aCTGTAAAAATATGATTGGAAATGCTTTGATTCTCATGGGAGAGATCGGAGGGAATGATTATAACGGCCCATTCTTCCAACGCAGACCCGTTGACGAGGTCAAAGAGCTCGTTCCGTTGGTGATTAGTACTATTTCTTCTGCAATTACG GAGTTGATTAGTATGGGGGGAAGAACATTTCTGGTGCCTGGAGAGTTCCCTATAGGATGCTCAGTAGCATATTTGACATTATATCAAACATCAAACATGGAAGAATACGATTCTTTTGGATGTCTCAAATGGCTGAACAAGTTTGGAGAATATCACGACGAACAGCTTCAAGCAGAACTCAAGAGACTCAGGAATCTCAACCCTCATGTCAACATCATATATGCTGACTATTACAATGCTTTGTTGCGCCTTAACCAAGAACCAACCAAATACG GATTCATAGACAAACCCTTGTCCGCTTGTTGCGGTGTAGGAGAACCGTACAACTTCAACTTTAGTACATGTTGTGGGAGTTTTGGAGTGGACTCTTGTAATGACCCTTCAAAGTATGTGGCCTGGGATGGCATTCATATGACTGAGGCTGCATACAAATTAATGGCAGATGGATTACTCAAAGGACCATATGCGAGTCCTCCTTTCAATTGGACATGCCTCAGCTCTAAGATTAAGAACAAGAATTCATTAGACACACAATCTTGTTTGATGAACAGCTGA
- the LOC104719426 gene encoding uncharacterized protein LOC104719426: MSSTVSPLPYSDTHKTLMETFQHFSHNCPSSLTEAKDAEEGSCSLCERQTLIHYTCHSCKLDLCKLCSKLTPELRHKLHPKHTLEFHPRQPGQKPGCFICCGCGSVSSGSYYECKICQIKIDLECVSKDLTNLWDANVTYHYSHRHVLARCWPRGSNGSGSCFICERPYSETNQCYGCVYCLCFAHAQCLDLPSEIQHPVHAEHPLKRLNYMQHRERKTQCNACQELISGVPFGCLRCNFYLHMGCADSLLRSCKFETHDHELVYVQRNAARAITTEKPCNICHEPQKIWKNCYYWCIECNSNFHFECLKIPDFVFRKSCHTHPVQYKLFTTEGYEYCDVCETIINVGSYAYSCDCCFQAHIECILPKEKPTIKYLKDIYIGSEDATTSTGVKSSEHKLMIDDIKHTHLLTSCDLSGNPHATTCTICKQGGLGQAYKCEKCEFVAHDECAEVAQRLKSRFHKNHPLTLLPQPPLEEMKCDLCTKKICGFNLFCRTCDYVIHMECLTRDTRPEPKYINWEGKCMQGHNLVEFLGTVSKQNLCSVCGEELYGKSPSCLTCEETYHIECLEVEGKVDHPLHYHSLHIHRNVTPGSRCLSCGENINSYSYKCNECKDVYFHVNCTKSVEASLKLTDIHEHNLHHFMASFEDNTKMRDSDVIACSGCGKACTKYFYGCVKCKFYRHGECLGLPNSVRHRVHEHALTILYMLVSEAVNHYCEICLKAVDPGHPGYICKLCGSMIHPECALCWDNDWKNATEEDHKLEVVELKASILRRCHMNF, from the exons ATGTCTTCCACTGTTTCTCCTCTTCCTTACAGTGACACACACAAAACATTAATGGAAACGTTTCAGCATTTCTCCCATAACTGCCCCTCAAGCTTAACAGAAGCCAAAGATGCGGAAGAAGGAAGTTGTAGCTTGTGCGAGAGACAAACCTTGATCCATTACACTTGTCACTCCTGTAAGTTAGATCTATGTAAGCTTTGTTCTAAGTTGACTCCCGAGCTGCGACACAAGCTGCACCCAAAACATACCCTCGAGTTCCATCCTCGTCAGCCTGGTCAAAAGCCGGGCTGTTTCATTTGCTGTGGATGTGGGTCTGTCTCTTCTGGATCTTACTATGAATGTAAAATCTGTCAAATCAAGATCGATCTTGAGTGTGTGTCCAAGGATTTAACTAATCTTTGGGATGCAAATGTAACTTACCATTATAGTCACAGGCATGTCCTAGCTCGTTGTTGGCCTCGTGGGTCCAATGGTAGCGGCTCTTGCTTCATATGCGAGCGTCCGTATTCGGAGACAAATCAGTGCTACGGCTGTGTCTACTGTCTTTGCTTTGCACATGCACAATGTCTTGATCTTCCAAGTGAGATTCAACATCCAGTGCACGCGGAACACCCTCTCAAACGCCTCAACTATATGCAACACAGAGAGCGCAAGACTCAGTGCAACGCATGTCAAGAACTGATCTCTGGTGTCCCTTTTGGCTGTCTGAGGTGTAATTTCTACCTTCACATGGGATGCGCTGATTCTTTGTTACGATCTTGTAAGTTCGAGACTCATGACCATGAGTTGGTCTACGTGCAGCGTAATGCTGCACGAGCCATCACCACGGAGAAACCATGTAATATATGCCATGAGCCTCAAAAGATATGGAAGAATTGTTACTACTGGTGCATCGAATGCAATTCTAACTTCCATTTCGAGTGTCTCAAGATACCCGATTTTGTCTTCCGTAAGTCATGTCACACGCATCCCGTTCAGTACAAATTGTTCACAACAGAGGGATACGAGTATTGTGATGTCTGTGAGACCATTATAAACGTTGGGAGCTATGCTTATTCTTGTGATTGTTGTTTCCAGGCACACATCGAATGCATTCTCCCCAAG GAAAAACcaactataaaatatttgaaggatATTTACATCGGTAGTGAGGACGCAACAACATCAACAGGAGTGAAATCTAGTGAACACAAACTTAtg ATTGATGATATAAAACATACTCATCTCTTAACATCCTGCGACTTGAGTGGTAATCCTCATGCCACAACTTGCACTATTTGCAAGCAAGGAGGACTTGGACAAGCATATAAATGCGAGAAATGTGAATTTGTAGCTCATGACGAATGTGCAGAAGTAGCACAACGTTTAAAGAGTCGGTTTCACAAGAATCACCCTTTGACTCTCCTACCACAACCTCCTTTGGAAGAGATGAAATGTGATCTCTGCACGAAAAAAATTTGTGGGTTCAATCTCTTCTGCCGAACCTGCGATTATGTTATTCATATGGAATGCCTCACGCGGGACACACGGCCAGAGCCCAAATATATAAACTGGGAAGGAAAATGTATGCAGGGACATAACTTGGTTGAGTTTCTTGGTACAGTATCAAAGCAAAACCTTTGCAGTGTCTGCGGCGAGGAGCTTTATGGGAAATCACCGTCATGCTTAACATGTGAAGAGACATATCATATAGAGTGTCTTGAAGTTGAAGGAAAAGTGGATCACCCGCTTCATTATCATTCTCTTCATATCCATAGGAATGTTACACCAGGATCTCGCTGTCTTAGCTGCGGAGAAAACATCAATTCTTACAGCTACAAGTGCAATGAATGCAAGGATGTCTATTTCCATGTGAACTGTACAAAATCAGTGGAAGCATCGTTGAAGCTTACCGACATTCACGAGCACAATCTTCATCATTTCATGGCTTCATTTGAGGATAATACAAAGATGAGGGATAGTGATGTTATAGCATGCAGTGGTTGTGGTAAAGCATGCACTAAATACTTCTATGGTTGCGTCAAGTGCAAGTTTTACCGCCATGGGGAGTGCCTTGGGTTACCAAACTCTGTCAGGCACAGAGTACACGAGCACGCTTTGACTATACTGTACATGTTGGTGTCAGAAGCGGTTAACCACTACTGTGAGATCTGTCTTAAGGCTGTTGATCCTGGGCATCCTGGTTATATATGCAAACTATGTGGCTCTATGATACACCCAGAGTGCGCTTTGTGCTGG GATAATGACTGGAAAAATGCAACGGAAGAGGATCATAAGTTGGAGGTGGTGGAGCTCAAGGCTTCAATCCTACGTAGATGTCACATGAACTTCTAG